A single Anabas testudineus chromosome 10, fAnaTes1.2, whole genome shotgun sequence DNA region contains:
- the LOC113160699 gene encoding BEN domain-containing protein 4 yields MEGDMQPADEGPCAPKMCRQQRGPYSTLKTFQSKRSAGKSRFDRSAVVDVPLFGDGHHFTFHPEHPHHFQPHNHQHHQQRLQQLHQTSVAISSSQQHHLTPQQQQQQQQQQHRFPCESRPSSRVPTSTSTAAAAACVGTQQRRSSSSSSCAAEPRFSPDCTYGISSENRLILDAFAQQCSRVLSLLNNGRLLEPPSSSSFTSNIKLEDGQGDAQRLHSSSLGKSKHEESSSTTDPEEEAQQSHLNQQQTSAVLRIFTDSLQNYLFSGPQQQQQHLAEGLEDDQCPTAEPGSGVSPPRHSLGGWGSPTPSESYGHPSSTLPEEEEEEESCCPRCLELEQEVLSLQQENEELRNKLENIPVPCQNALDYFKTVLEFHNQLVQPMPEEQLTEEEERQTVFEGSKQLLENYPLFITNKQWDEAVNSSKKDGRRLLRYLIRYVFTTDELKFSCGLGKRKRSVHSGEPGLERRPLNPVKVSCLREFIRMHCASNPDWWMPSEEQINKVFSDAVGHARQGRAVGTFLGSSGSSTSSLYMDGYDGHLSQDELYLKGCQNGQSD; encoded by the exons GGTGGTCGACGTGCCTCTGTTTGGCGACGGACATCACTTCACTTTTCATCCCGAGCATCCCCATCATTTCCAGCCGCAcaaccaccaacaccaccagcagcgtctgcagcagctccaccaaACCAGCGTCGCTatcagcagcagccagcagcatcACTTGAcgcctcagcagcagcagcagcagcagcagcagcagcatcgtTTCCCATGTGAGAGCAGGCCCAGCAGCAGGGTCCCGACATCCACCTCaacggcggcggcggcggcgtGCGTCGGTACCCAGCAGcggcgcagcagcagcagcagcagctgtgcagcGGAGCCCCGGTTCTCTCCAGACTGCACCTACGGTATCAGCTCAG AGAACCGTCTCATCTTGGACGCCTTTGCCCAGCAGTGCAGCCGAGTCCTCAGCCTGCTCAACAACGGCCGTCTCCTGgagcctccctcctcctcctccttcacctccaaCATTAAGCTGGAGGACGGGCAAGGGGACGCTCAGAGGCTTCACTCCTCCTCGCTGGGGAAGTCCAAACACGAAGAGAGCTCGTCCACCACCGACCCAGAGGAGGAGGCCCAACAAAGCCATTTGAACCAACAACAGACCTCTGCTGTTCTCCGCATCTTCACAGACTCCCTACAGAACTATCTTTTCTCAGgacctcagcagcagcagcagcatctggcTGAGGGTCTGGAGGACGACCAGTGTCCCACAGCGGAGCCTGGATCAGGAGTGTCCCCTCCGAGACACAGTCTGGGAGGCTGGGGCTCGCCAACTCCGTCCGAGTCGTACGGCCACCCCTCGTCCACGCtgcctgaggaggaggaggaggaggagagctgcTGTCCACGCTGCCTGGAGCTGGAACAGGAggttctgtctctgcagcaggAGAACGAGGAGCTCCGTAACAAGCTGGAGAACATCCCAG TTCCCTGTCAAAATGCTCTCGACTACTTCAAGACTGTTCTTGAGTTTCACAACCAGCTGGTTCAGCCGATGCCCGAGGAGCAGCTCACCGAG GAAGAAGAACGGCAAACCGTCTTTGag GGCAGTAAACAGCTCCTGGAGAACTACCCACTCTTCATCACTAACAAGCAGTGGGACGAAGCTGTCAACTCCTCGAAGAAAGACGGCCGGCGACTGTTACGCTACCTGATCCGCTACGTCTTCACCACGGACGAGCTCAAGTTCTCCTGCGGTTTGGGTAAAAGGAAGCGCTCGGTCCACTCAGGGGAGCCGGGCCTGGAGAGACGGCCTCTGAACCCCGTCAAAGTCAGCTGCCTCAGAG AGTTCATCCGGATGCACTGTGCCTCAAACCCGGACTGGTGGATGCCTTCAGAGGAGCAGATCAACAAAGTGTTCAGCGACGCTGTGGGTCACGCTCGTCAGGGCCGGGCCGTCGGTACGTTCCTgggcagcagcggcagcagcaccagcagcctCTACATGGACGGCTATGACGGACACCTGTCGCAGGACGAGCTGTATTTGAAAGGCTGCCAGAACGGCCAGTCGGATTGA
- the sfxn5b gene encoding sideroflexin-5b: protein MAESAACPTFQLGRSRYDQGTFLGRLRHFIDIIDPSTLFVSETKLKECIELLDDYKHGRLPPGVSDLQLWEAQRIKQAIIHPDTGEKIFMPFRMSGYVPFGTPIVIGLLLPNQTVVSTIIWQWLNQSHNACVNYANRNATKPTPTSKFLQGYVGAVTSAVSIAVGLNVLIQKANKLSPATRMIIQRFVPFPAVASANICNVALMRHNELSEGIDVLDNNGNVVGSSKIAARHAIMETAFTRVVLPMPIFVLPPIIMSYLERFRFLQSHRRLLLPIHSLVCLVTFGLSLPVAISLFPQMSQIEVSCLEPEIAMATDCKAVTYNKGL from the exons ATGGCGGAATCTGCAGCGTGTCCTACTTTCCAGCTCGGAAGAAGCCGCTACGACCAG GGCACGTTCCTCGGTCGACTCAGACACTTCATAGACATCATCGACCCCAGCACCCTGTTCGTGTCCGAG ACAAAGTTGAAAGAATGCATCGAACTCCTTGATGACTACAAACATGGCAGGCTTCCACCTGGAGTGTCTGATCTTCAG CTGTGGGAAGCTCAGAGGATAAAGCAG GCTATCATTCATCCCGACACTGGAGAGAAGATCTTCATGCCATTTCGAATGTCAG GTTATGTCCCATTTGGAACGCCAATC GTCATTGGCCTTCTTCTCCCAAATCAGACTGTGGTGTCTACCATTATATGGCAG TGGCTGAACCAGAGTCACAATGCCTGTGTGAACTACGCCAACCGCAACGCCACAAAG CCGACGCCAACATCCAAGTTTCTTCAAGGCTATGTAGGAGCTGTGACCAGCGCCGTCTCCATTGCA gTGGGACTAAATGTGCTGATTCAGAAGGCGAACAAGTTGAGTCCTGCCACCAGAATGATAATACAGAGATTTGTCCCCTTCCCAGCTGTAG cGAGTGCAAACATTTGTAACGTGGCTTTGATGAGACACAATGAGTTGTCTGAAGGTATCGACGTGCTGGACAACAACGGGAACGTGGTGGGATCGTCTAAAATTGCAGCCAGACAT GCCATCATGGAGACCGCCTTCACACGTGTGGTCCTGCCGATGCCGATCTTTGTCCTGCCCCCCATCATCATGTCCTACCTAGAGAG GTTTCGCTTCCTGCAGAGCCACCGAAGATTGTTGCTACCCATCCACAGCCTTGTGTGCCTCGTTACCTTCGGCCTCTCCCTGCCTGTGGCCATCAGCCTGTTTCCCCAGATGtcacag ATTGAGGTGTCTTGTCTCGAGCCAGAGATCGCCATGGCAACAGATTGCAAGGCGGTAACCTACAACAAGGGTTTATGA
- the LOC113160036 gene encoding uncharacterized protein LOC113160036 isoform X1: MMSLIDLDDDQRWVPTHVNVTVLRAKGLRTKGKHGSRYLYTIIRVGKEKYTTGLVEKVEVPEWNEECCFELLPGILEDGGRSAYPPGSGDLVLTVMHRVLIGLDVFLGQTIIPLDKIFQQGTCPRDEWFKLNSKAGRKEKERGELQVTVQFTRNNMTASMFDLTMKDKPRSAFGKLKDRVTGKKRGDMESSSAIVPGRYAALSGSLGQPFGEEFTGVVESHDVEMAEDKKSKMKDFFKGRLRKSSDTRSCSSLASESSMSSMASDNPVPPPSLDLLSDPPSSPIYTSKVRVDTHYGEADLAKKVLTSQHTTNVLTHKRAFSDEASKITAFPRTSLAVESLKGQTMTQSKSSLCINGSHVYDSEPSTPKSSGALPSKLVLLEKCSPLSRSLQNLTKKCEDKGSFTEGRFCSFDNTKKEEKDEEKEARGRSPPNQQAQIGDHPAQAAMPILSSAANSPEKGRKLRKTLFSGGRSDSLPAKSDLNQAASTSEGRLRGWFGSGDSQNKPRLEVSPKVESSSDVPPPLPPRSPVPPQCSSASPSGHISPNDHTKPFTPSSSPSSTPISPSNPFLPRMQRNPFFEEFIAEESQRSPPFAPCSSSGSSPFHYTTVPSQPCTPCPADATNSTSIKRERPRPVARQISLPAFAAATQNSPNHSATRSMSESAGEWDESFDAFASSRLNSPKGAQKQSRTSPPSSRRHSYGPVHANNHTQELQTFEEEPPPLPPRRLLRTPVNEIYSDGWLHRGQELAVHKEAYLLSQTGVASLQRGREGECKRNSISPDPHTSSDTSDSLSVHSQPYTNMTSPGLVCEGKLRKFKYEPLEDVNDCWGGMLFEQDLFRRACRLNYGKPKVKNPCLSLNAEEAAENNIKSTNSGPQMLLDCEISVTDLLDMSTTSPPKPDVMVPDITTTPTEEAVDESNSTETTCINNNVSFSLTLGDLNMNVNNSDFSFIDSDASSQSEVAETLKGDNSFAETFIQALEDSQIVVYHKETAPEDLFTLKDTYIPEMNSSFEITASSNKLCKVSPVSQDCRCELNNAAPHGHSRANVHEIAALTSPNKKSNSPDFENEFIINNKTGGDGASKKTLIDFDDNGNLQAELSTLSQTESFSGVVSARFRPKGVSRQNSRGSLNSQATVSGDAEFEQLLSLVQNISEASGGPLSYQRTNSALSCLVASDKQTDLVLQIDGTKNKLLLKDNTTLLSKNCVMEKPAEISFEDLHAKVAPNSRAPPKLKSCQSLQGPESSSPSIPSALCLSADAQADLHPTPLCCTSIHPSSMGPSAGASITLAVAPYTSSYSTTCTSDQPLVDARFSLMPEETQPASNLPHQESRTHPVKPLISSQSEKKEGRSVLEKLKSTINPGRAASQVAAEPEKSLEVTVDNSAQYQHLTNMELISLLLQQEMDMQKQQAASQQQEAQLQKCEAELKKVKSQVRDLEDYIDNLLLRIMEQTPTLLQVRTRHK, translated from the exons ATGATGTCACTGATAGATCTGGACGACGACCAGCGCTGGGTGCCCACACACGTGAATGTCACCGTCCTCCGCGCAAAGGGGCTGCGAACCAAGGGCAAGCACGGCAGCCGCTACCTCTACACCATCATCCGGGTGGGGAAGGAGAAGTACACCACCGGGCtggtggagaaggtggaggtgcCCGAGTGGAACGAGGAGTGCTGCTTCGAGCTGCTCCCCGGGATCCTGGAGGATGGTGGTCGGAGCGCGTACCCCCCGGGGAGCGGGGACCTGGTGCTGACGGTCATGCACCGGGTGCTCATCGGACTGGACGTGTTTCTCGGTCAAACCATCATTCCTCTTGATAAGATATTTCAGCAAGGGACGTGTCCGAGAGATGA ATGGTTCAAGCTCAACTCTAAGGCTGGAAGAAAGGAGAAGGAACGTGGTGAACTTCAGGTGACCGTCCAGTTCACGCGCAACAACATGACAGCCAGTATGTTCGACCTCACCATGAAGGATAAACCTCGCTCGGCCTTTGGGAAGCTCAAGGATCGTGTCACAGGAAAGAAGAGGGGGGACATGGAGTCGTCCTCGGCCATCGTGCCAGGCCGCTACGCCGCCCTGTCGGGTTCGCTGGGGCAGCCATTTGGAGAAGAGTTCACAGGCGTGGTGGAGTCACATGATGTGGAGATGGCAGAGGACAAGAAGAGCAAGATGAAAGATTTCTTCAAAGGAAGACTGCGCAAGTCGTCCGACACCAGGTCTTGTTCCTCTCTGGCTTCTGAGAGTAGTATGTCCTCCATGGCCAGTGATAACCCCGTCCCTCCACCCAGTCTGGATCTTTTGTCAGACCCTCCCAGCTCCCCCATCTACACTAGCAAAGTGAGAGTGGATACCCACTACGGAGAGGCCGATTTAGCTAAAAAAG TGCTCACCAGCCAGCACACCACTAATGTTCTCACACACAAGCGAGCATTCAGTGATGAAGCAAGCAAGATCACAGCCTTTCCTCGAACAAGTCTCGCAGTGGAGTCTCTCAAGGGTCAGACAATGACTCAGTCCAAGTCTTCCTTGTGTATAAATGGAAGCCATGTTTACGACTCTGAGCCATCAACTCCAAAGAGTTCAGGGGCGCTTCCATCCAAGCTGGTCCTGCTGGAGAAGTGCTCGCCGCTCTCCCGTTCCCTGCAGAACCTCACCAAAAAGTGCGAGGACAAAGGTTCCTTCACAGAAGGCCGGTTTTGTTCCTTTGACAATacaaagaaagaggaaaaggatgAAGAAAAGGAAGCTCGGGGGCGCTCTCCTCCCAATCAGCAAGCTCAGATTGGGGATCACCCCGCGCAGGCGGCGATGCCAATCCTCTCTTCTGCTGCTAATTCACCGGAAAAAGGAAGGAAGCTAAGAAAGACGTTATTCTCTGGAGGGAGGAGTGATTCTCTCCCGGCTAAGTCGGACCTGAACCAGGCTGCCTCGACGTCTGAGGGGAGGCTGAGAGGCTGGTTTGGCTCCGGTGACTCGCAGAACAAGCCAAG GCTGGAAGTTTCTCCTAAGGTAGAAAGCAGCTCAGATGTACCCCCTCCCCTACCTCCTCGCTCCCCTGTACCTCCTCAGTGCTCCTCTGCCTCCCCCTCTGGTCATATCTCACCTAATGATCACACCAAACCCTTCaccccttcttcctctccctcctcaaCGCCCATCTCCCCATCCAACCCCTTCCTTCCACGTATGCAGCGCAACCCCTTCTTTGAAGAATTCATAGCTGAAGAGTCACAGAGGTCCCCTCCTTTTGCTCCTTGCTCCTCTTCTGGCTCATCCCCCTTTCATTATACCACCGTCCCCTCCCAGCCTTGCACACCCTGCCCTGCAGATGCTACGAATTCGACTTCCATAAAGCGGGAGCGCCCCAGGCCTGTAGCTAGACAGATATCACTTCCTGCAtttgcagcagcaacacaaaactCCCCTAATCACTCAGCTACTCGCTCAATGTCAGAGAGTGCAGGAGAATGGGATGAGTCCTTTGATGCCTTTGCATCCAGCAGGCTTAACTCACCTAAAGGAGCTCAAAAACAGTCGAGAACTAGTCCGCCTTCATCCCGTAGACACAGCTATGGTCCAGTTCATGCAAATAATCATACACAAGAGCTGCAAACTTTTGAAGAGGAGCCTCCGCCGTTGCCTCCACGGAGACTTTTAAGAACTCCAGTGAATGAGATTTACTCAGATGGCTGGCTGCACAGAGGCCAGGAGCTAGCTGTCCACAAAGAGGCCTACCTCCTCTCACAGACCGGTGTGGCCTCATTACAACGTGGCAGAGAAGGCGAATGCAAAAGAAACAGCATATCCCCAGACCCTCACACAAGCAGCGACACCTCAGACTCCCTCAGTGTCCACTCCCAGCCGTACACAAACATGACATCACCGGGTCTTGTGTGCGAAGGAAAGCTGCGAAAGTTCAAATATGAACCTTTGGAGGATGTGAATGACTGCTGGGGAGGGATGTTGTTTGAACAAGACTTGTTTAGGCGCGCGTGTAGATTAAACTATGGAAAACCCAAAGTCAAAAATCCGTGTTTGTCATTGAACGctgaagaagctgctgaaaATAACATCAAATCTACGAACTCAGGGCCTCAAATGCTTCTTGATTGCGAGATATCTGTTACAGATCTTCTGGACATGTCGACTACTTCTCCACCTAAACCAGATGTCATGGTACCAGATATTACGACCACTCCAACAGAGGAGGCAGTAGATGAGTCTAACTCAACTGAAACCACGTGCATCAACAATAATGTGTCCTTTTCACTAACTTTAGGAGATTTGAACATGAATGTAAATAATTCAGACTTTAGTTTTATCGATTCTGACGCCTCCTCTCAATCAGAGGTAGCTGAAACTCTCAAAGGCGACAATAGTTTTGCTGAAACTTTTATACAAGCACTGGAAGATTCACAGATAGTTGTTTACCACAAGGAGACGGCACCTGAGGACTTGTTCACCTTAAAGGACACCTACATACCTGAGATGAACTCTTCCTTTGAAATAACTGCATCTTCAAATAAACTGTGTAAAGTCTCTCCAGTTTCCCAAGACTGTCGATGTGAGCTGAATAATGCGGCACCACATGGTCACTCCAGGGCCAACGTCCATGAAATCGCTGCTTTGACGTCAccaaataaaaaatcaaattcACCCGattttgaaaatgaattcataatcaataataaaacaggAGGTGACGGTGCCTCTAAAAAGACACTTATAGATTTTGATGATAATGGCAACTTACAGGCTGAATTGAGCACACTTAGCCAGACGGAGTCATTTTCTGGTGTGGTTAGTGCACGTTTCAGACCAAAAGGAGTGTCCCGACAGAACAGCAGAGGCAGTCTAAACAGCCAGGCCACTGTGAGTGGAGACGCAGAGTTTGAACAGCTGTTGTCGCTTgttcaaaacatttcagaagCCAGTGGAGGACCTTTGTCCTATCAGCGCACTAACTCAGCTCTCTCTTGTTTAGTGGCATCGGATAAACAGACGGATTTAGTTTTGCAAATAGATGGCACCAAAAACAAGCTTCTActaaaagacaacacaacacttCTGTCAAAAAACTGCGTAATGGAAAAACCCGCAGAGATCAGTTTCGAAGACCTCCACGCGAAAGTAGCGCCAAACTCGAGAGCCCCGCCCAAGTTAAAGAGCTGTCAATCTTTGCAAGGGCCTGAatcctcttctccctccatcccctCTGCACTCTGCCTGTCAGCAGATGCACAGGCTGACCTCCACCCTACCCCTCTCTGTTGCACCTCCATACATCCCTCAAGCATGGGGCCCAGTGCTGGAGCCAGCATTACGCTGGCCGTGGCCCCCTACACCTCCTCCTATTCTACCACCTGCACCTCCGACCAGCCCCTGGTCGATGCACGGTTCTCACTTATGCCTGAGGAGACACAGCCAGCTAGCAACCTGCCCCATCAGGAGAGCAG AACTCACCCAGTGAAGCCATTAATCTCCAGCCAATCGGAGAAGAAGGAGGGTCGCTCGGTCCTGGAGAAACTCAAGTCTACCATCAACCCTGGACGCGCCGCATCCCAGGTTGCAGCAGAACCTGAGAAGAGTCTG GAGGTGACAGTGGACAACTCGGCCCAGTATCAGCACCTGACCAACATGGAGCTGatctccctgctgctgcagcaggagatgGACATGCAGAAGCAGCAGGCGGCCTCCCAGCAGCAGGAGGCGCAGCTGCAGAAATGCGAGGCCGAGCTGAAAAAGGTGAAGTCACAAGTGCGGGATCTGGAGGACTACATCGATAATCTGTTACTGCGGATCATGGAGCAGACACCCACGCTGCTTCAAGTGCGAACCAGGCACAAGTGA
- the LOC113160036 gene encoding uncharacterized protein LOC113160036 isoform X2, which translates to MTASMFDLTMKDKPRSAFGKLKDRVTGKKRGDMESSSAIVPGRYAALSGSLGQPFGEEFTGVVESHDVEMAEDKKSKMKDFFKGRLRKSSDTRSCSSLASESSMSSMASDNPVPPPSLDLLSDPPSSPIYTSKVRVDTHYGEADLAKKVLTSQHTTNVLTHKRAFSDEASKITAFPRTSLAVESLKGQTMTQSKSSLCINGSHVYDSEPSTPKSSGALPSKLVLLEKCSPLSRSLQNLTKKCEDKGSFTEGRFCSFDNTKKEEKDEEKEARGRSPPNQQAQIGDHPAQAAMPILSSAANSPEKGRKLRKTLFSGGRSDSLPAKSDLNQAASTSEGRLRGWFGSGDSQNKPRLEVSPKVESSSDVPPPLPPRSPVPPQCSSASPSGHISPNDHTKPFTPSSSPSSTPISPSNPFLPRMQRNPFFEEFIAEESQRSPPFAPCSSSGSSPFHYTTVPSQPCTPCPADATNSTSIKRERPRPVARQISLPAFAAATQNSPNHSATRSMSESAGEWDESFDAFASSRLNSPKGAQKQSRTSPPSSRRHSYGPVHANNHTQELQTFEEEPPPLPPRRLLRTPVNEIYSDGWLHRGQELAVHKEAYLLSQTGVASLQRGREGECKRNSISPDPHTSSDTSDSLSVHSQPYTNMTSPGLVCEGKLRKFKYEPLEDVNDCWGGMLFEQDLFRRACRLNYGKPKVKNPCLSLNAEEAAENNIKSTNSGPQMLLDCEISVTDLLDMSTTSPPKPDVMVPDITTTPTEEAVDESNSTETTCINNNVSFSLTLGDLNMNVNNSDFSFIDSDASSQSEVAETLKGDNSFAETFIQALEDSQIVVYHKETAPEDLFTLKDTYIPEMNSSFEITASSNKLCKVSPVSQDCRCELNNAAPHGHSRANVHEIAALTSPNKKSNSPDFENEFIINNKTGGDGASKKTLIDFDDNGNLQAELSTLSQTESFSGVVSARFRPKGVSRQNSRGSLNSQATVSGDAEFEQLLSLVQNISEASGGPLSYQRTNSALSCLVASDKQTDLVLQIDGTKNKLLLKDNTTLLSKNCVMEKPAEISFEDLHAKVAPNSRAPPKLKSCQSLQGPESSSPSIPSALCLSADAQADLHPTPLCCTSIHPSSMGPSAGASITLAVAPYTSSYSTTCTSDQPLVDARFSLMPEETQPASNLPHQESRTHPVKPLISSQSEKKEGRSVLEKLKSTINPGRAASQVAAEPEKSLEVTVDNSAQYQHLTNMELISLLLQQEMDMQKQQAASQQQEAQLQKCEAELKKVKSQVRDLEDYIDNLLLRIMEQTPTLLQVRTRHK; encoded by the exons ATGACAGCCAGTATGTTCGACCTCACCATGAAGGATAAACCTCGCTCGGCCTTTGGGAAGCTCAAGGATCGTGTCACAGGAAAGAAGAGGGGGGACATGGAGTCGTCCTCGGCCATCGTGCCAGGCCGCTACGCCGCCCTGTCGGGTTCGCTGGGGCAGCCATTTGGAGAAGAGTTCACAGGCGTGGTGGAGTCACATGATGTGGAGATGGCAGAGGACAAGAAGAGCAAGATGAAAGATTTCTTCAAAGGAAGACTGCGCAAGTCGTCCGACACCAGGTCTTGTTCCTCTCTGGCTTCTGAGAGTAGTATGTCCTCCATGGCCAGTGATAACCCCGTCCCTCCACCCAGTCTGGATCTTTTGTCAGACCCTCCCAGCTCCCCCATCTACACTAGCAAAGTGAGAGTGGATACCCACTACGGAGAGGCCGATTTAGCTAAAAAAG TGCTCACCAGCCAGCACACCACTAATGTTCTCACACACAAGCGAGCATTCAGTGATGAAGCAAGCAAGATCACAGCCTTTCCTCGAACAAGTCTCGCAGTGGAGTCTCTCAAGGGTCAGACAATGACTCAGTCCAAGTCTTCCTTGTGTATAAATGGAAGCCATGTTTACGACTCTGAGCCATCAACTCCAAAGAGTTCAGGGGCGCTTCCATCCAAGCTGGTCCTGCTGGAGAAGTGCTCGCCGCTCTCCCGTTCCCTGCAGAACCTCACCAAAAAGTGCGAGGACAAAGGTTCCTTCACAGAAGGCCGGTTTTGTTCCTTTGACAATacaaagaaagaggaaaaggatgAAGAAAAGGAAGCTCGGGGGCGCTCTCCTCCCAATCAGCAAGCTCAGATTGGGGATCACCCCGCGCAGGCGGCGATGCCAATCCTCTCTTCTGCTGCTAATTCACCGGAAAAAGGAAGGAAGCTAAGAAAGACGTTATTCTCTGGAGGGAGGAGTGATTCTCTCCCGGCTAAGTCGGACCTGAACCAGGCTGCCTCGACGTCTGAGGGGAGGCTGAGAGGCTGGTTTGGCTCCGGTGACTCGCAGAACAAGCCAAG GCTGGAAGTTTCTCCTAAGGTAGAAAGCAGCTCAGATGTACCCCCTCCCCTACCTCCTCGCTCCCCTGTACCTCCTCAGTGCTCCTCTGCCTCCCCCTCTGGTCATATCTCACCTAATGATCACACCAAACCCTTCaccccttcttcctctccctcctcaaCGCCCATCTCCCCATCCAACCCCTTCCTTCCACGTATGCAGCGCAACCCCTTCTTTGAAGAATTCATAGCTGAAGAGTCACAGAGGTCCCCTCCTTTTGCTCCTTGCTCCTCTTCTGGCTCATCCCCCTTTCATTATACCACCGTCCCCTCCCAGCCTTGCACACCCTGCCCTGCAGATGCTACGAATTCGACTTCCATAAAGCGGGAGCGCCCCAGGCCTGTAGCTAGACAGATATCACTTCCTGCAtttgcagcagcaacacaaaactCCCCTAATCACTCAGCTACTCGCTCAATGTCAGAGAGTGCAGGAGAATGGGATGAGTCCTTTGATGCCTTTGCATCCAGCAGGCTTAACTCACCTAAAGGAGCTCAAAAACAGTCGAGAACTAGTCCGCCTTCATCCCGTAGACACAGCTATGGTCCAGTTCATGCAAATAATCATACACAAGAGCTGCAAACTTTTGAAGAGGAGCCTCCGCCGTTGCCTCCACGGAGACTTTTAAGAACTCCAGTGAATGAGATTTACTCAGATGGCTGGCTGCACAGAGGCCAGGAGCTAGCTGTCCACAAAGAGGCCTACCTCCTCTCACAGACCGGTGTGGCCTCATTACAACGTGGCAGAGAAGGCGAATGCAAAAGAAACAGCATATCCCCAGACCCTCACACAAGCAGCGACACCTCAGACTCCCTCAGTGTCCACTCCCAGCCGTACACAAACATGACATCACCGGGTCTTGTGTGCGAAGGAAAGCTGCGAAAGTTCAAATATGAACCTTTGGAGGATGTGAATGACTGCTGGGGAGGGATGTTGTTTGAACAAGACTTGTTTAGGCGCGCGTGTAGATTAAACTATGGAAAACCCAAAGTCAAAAATCCGTGTTTGTCATTGAACGctgaagaagctgctgaaaATAACATCAAATCTACGAACTCAGGGCCTCAAATGCTTCTTGATTGCGAGATATCTGTTACAGATCTTCTGGACATGTCGACTACTTCTCCACCTAAACCAGATGTCATGGTACCAGATATTACGACCACTCCAACAGAGGAGGCAGTAGATGAGTCTAACTCAACTGAAACCACGTGCATCAACAATAATGTGTCCTTTTCACTAACTTTAGGAGATTTGAACATGAATGTAAATAATTCAGACTTTAGTTTTATCGATTCTGACGCCTCCTCTCAATCAGAGGTAGCTGAAACTCTCAAAGGCGACAATAGTTTTGCTGAAACTTTTATACAAGCACTGGAAGATTCACAGATAGTTGTTTACCACAAGGAGACGGCACCTGAGGACTTGTTCACCTTAAAGGACACCTACATACCTGAGATGAACTCTTCCTTTGAAATAACTGCATCTTCAAATAAACTGTGTAAAGTCTCTCCAGTTTCCCAAGACTGTCGATGTGAGCTGAATAATGCGGCACCACATGGTCACTCCAGGGCCAACGTCCATGAAATCGCTGCTTTGACGTCAccaaataaaaaatcaaattcACCCGattttgaaaatgaattcataatcaataataaaacaggAGGTGACGGTGCCTCTAAAAAGACACTTATAGATTTTGATGATAATGGCAACTTACAGGCTGAATTGAGCACACTTAGCCAGACGGAGTCATTTTCTGGTGTGGTTAGTGCACGTTTCAGACCAAAAGGAGTGTCCCGACAGAACAGCAGAGGCAGTCTAAACAGCCAGGCCACTGTGAGTGGAGACGCAGAGTTTGAACAGCTGTTGTCGCTTgttcaaaacatttcagaagCCAGTGGAGGACCTTTGTCCTATCAGCGCACTAACTCAGCTCTCTCTTGTTTAGTGGCATCGGATAAACAGACGGATTTAGTTTTGCAAATAGATGGCACCAAAAACAAGCTTCTActaaaagacaacacaacacttCTGTCAAAAAACTGCGTAATGGAAAAACCCGCAGAGATCAGTTTCGAAGACCTCCACGCGAAAGTAGCGCCAAACTCGAGAGCCCCGCCCAAGTTAAAGAGCTGTCAATCTTTGCAAGGGCCTGAatcctcttctccctccatcccctCTGCACTCTGCCTGTCAGCAGATGCACAGGCTGACCTCCACCCTACCCCTCTCTGTTGCACCTCCATACATCCCTCAAGCATGGGGCCCAGTGCTGGAGCCAGCATTACGCTGGCCGTGGCCCCCTACACCTCCTCCTATTCTACCACCTGCACCTCCGACCAGCCCCTGGTCGATGCACGGTTCTCACTTATGCCTGAGGAGACACAGCCAGCTAGCAACCTGCCCCATCAGGAGAGCAG AACTCACCCAGTGAAGCCATTAATCTCCAGCCAATCGGAGAAGAAGGAGGGTCGCTCGGTCCTGGAGAAACTCAAGTCTACCATCAACCCTGGACGCGCCGCATCCCAGGTTGCAGCAGAACCTGAGAAGAGTCTG GAGGTGACAGTGGACAACTCGGCCCAGTATCAGCACCTGACCAACATGGAGCTGatctccctgctgctgcagcaggagatgGACATGCAGAAGCAGCAGGCGGCCTCCCAGCAGCAGGAGGCGCAGCTGCAGAAATGCGAGGCCGAGCTGAAAAAGGTGAAGTCACAAGTGCGGGATCTGGAGGACTACATCGATAATCTGTTACTGCGGATCATGGAGCAGACACCCACGCTGCTTCAAGTGCGAACCAGGCACAAGTGA